A region of Dioscorea cayenensis subsp. rotundata cultivar TDr96_F1 chromosome 5, TDr96_F1_v2_PseudoChromosome.rev07_lg8_w22 25.fasta, whole genome shotgun sequence DNA encodes the following proteins:
- the LOC120262115 gene encoding transcription factor bHLH68-like, producing MNRGVFHSSSVQQMMGGNNPNWWSSISNMKQTAGDETSLLYPFPSSSPLFHHFSHHQPSSLFLPPMFPFQENQDLPESWSQLLLGGLVGEDADQRCVSLNPFQDQVVYSSASSTHIGGGDVKQESSESGYVYGPGSSTCDEIHAGRSCVTTSFSSSMLDFSNSNKAEKRQAQAPDHSSECNSTANGAAFKKARVQASSSPQSTFKVRKEKLGDRITALHQLVSPFGKTDTASVLLEAIGYIRFLQGQIEALSSPYLTTSSGSRRQSGVQGETNCVFPEDPGQLLNDNNMKKRGPKDQAVNDEAKDLRSRGLCLVPVSCTLHVGSENGADYWAPTFGAGFR from the exons ATGAATAGAGGAGTGTTTCATAGTTCTTCAGTGCAGCAAATGATGGGGGGAAATAACCCAAACTGGTGGAGTTCTATCAGCAACATGAAGCAAACTGCAGGAGATGAAACCTCTCTTCTTTATCCTTTTCCATCTTCTTCACCTCTCTTCCATCACTTCTCTCATCATCAAccatcttctctttttcttccccCCATGTTCCCTTTTCAAGAAAACCAAGACCTTCCTGAGTCATGGAGTCAACTTCTCTT GGGAGGACTTGTGGGAGAAGATGCAGATCAGAGATGTGTGAGTTTGAATCCATTTCAAGACCAAGTTGTATACTCATCAGCAAGTAGCACTCACATAGGTGGTGGAGATGTAAAACAAGAGAGCTCTGAAAGTGGGTATGTTTATGGTCCTGGGAGCAGTACTTGTGATGAGATCCATGCAGGGAGGTCTTGTGTCACAACAAGCTTCAGTAGTAGCATGTTAGATTTCTCAAACTCTAATAAGGCAGAGAAAAGACAGGCTCAAGCACCAGACCATTCATCTGAG TGCAACAGTACAGCAAATGGTGCAGCTTTCAAGAAGGCTAGAGTTCAAGCCTCATCCTCACCTCAATCTACTTTCAAg GTGAGGAAGGAAAAGCTTGGTGATAGAATAACTGCACTTCATCAACTAGTTTCCCCATTTGGAAAG ACTGACACAGCGTCTGTACTGCTAGAAGCCATTGGCTACATTAGATTCCTTCAGGGTCAAATTGAG GCTCTGAGCTCCCCGTACTTGACCACTTCCTCAGGTAGCAGAAGACAATCT GGAGTACAAGGGGAAACAAATTGTGTATTTCCAGAAGACCCTGGTCAG ttattaaatgataacaacatGAAGAAAAGAGGTCCCAAAGATCAG GCTGTGAATGATGAAGCAAAGGACTTGAGAAGTAGAGGGCTGTGTCTGGTGCCAGTGTCTTGCACTCTTCATGTTGGGAGTGAAAATGGAGCTGATTATTGGGCACCAACTTTTGGTGCTGGGTTTAGgtag
- the LOC120261179 gene encoding N-carbamoylputrescine amidase-like isoform X3, producing MEDLRKVMLVALQFACLDSVSKNVATAERLVMGVHKKGANIFLIQVPLVASIKLERRLLKLNMVTAPFPSMAFILGSIGEIVALASIKDKDILGAKFDLNKVKSKRHNWGVFRDRRLKLYKIYIMYSIQSRAL from the exons ATGGAGGACTTGAGAAAGGTTATGCTTGTAGCTCTCCAGTTTGCTTGCTTGGATTCTGTCTCTAAGAATGTTGCCACTGCTGAAAG GTTGGTTATGGGTGTGCATAAGAAAGGTGCAAACATTTTTCTCATTCAG GTTCCCCTTGTGGCTTCTATCAAATTGGAAAGGAGACTATTAAAATTGAACATGGTGACAGCACCATTTCCTTCTATGGCATTCATCCTCG GATCAATTGGAGAAATTGTGGCACTTGCTAGTATTAAAGATAAAGACATTTTGGGAGCAAAGTTTGACCTAAATAAAGTCAAGTCCAAGAGGCATAATTGGGGTGTTTTCCGAGATCGGCGTCTGAAATTATACAAG ATCTATATTATGTATTCCATCCAATCAAGAGCTCTTTGA
- the LOC120261179 gene encoding N-carbamoylputrescine amidase-like isoform X1, translating into MEDLRKVMLVALQFACLDSVSKNVATAERLVMGVHKKGANIFLIQVPLVASIKLERRLLKLNMVTAPFPSMAFILGSIGEIVALASIKDKDILGAKFDLNKVKSKRHNWGVFRDRRLKLYKKNSRLLKAIVRSIAQKLITTEAMLKQIIASLFSSPSTPKQRKGMLTMTVT; encoded by the exons ATGGAGGACTTGAGAAAGGTTATGCTTGTAGCTCTCCAGTTTGCTTGCTTGGATTCTGTCTCTAAGAATGTTGCCACTGCTGAAAG GTTGGTTATGGGTGTGCATAAGAAAGGTGCAAACATTTTTCTCATTCAG GTTCCCCTTGTGGCTTCTATCAAATTGGAAAGGAGACTATTAAAATTGAACATGGTGACAGCACCATTTCCTTCTATGGCATTCATCCTCG GATCAATTGGAGAAATTGTGGCACTTGCTAGTATTAAAGATAAAGACATTTTGGGAGCAAAGTTTGACCTAAATAAAGTCAAGTCCAAGAGGCATAATTGGGGTGTTTTCCGAGATCGGCGTCTGAAATTATACAAG AAAAACAGCAGACTTTTGAAAGCAATAGTAAGGAGTATTGCACAGAAACTGATAACCACGGAGGCAATGCTGAAACAAATTATTGCCAGCTTATTTTCATCCCCATCAACTCCTAAGCAGCGAAAAGGGATGCTGACAATGACTGTCACCTGA
- the LOC120261179 gene encoding N-carbamoylputrescine amidase-like isoform X2 — MRVMQGHACAILVPLVASIKLERRLLKLNMVTAPFPSMAFILGSIGEIVALASIKDKDILGAKFDLNKVKSKRHNWGVFRDRRLKLYKKNSRLLKAIVRSIAQKLITTEAMLKQIIASLFSSPSTPKQRKGMLTMTVT, encoded by the exons ATGAGAGTAATGCAAGGACATGCTTGTGCAATTTTG GTTCCCCTTGTGGCTTCTATCAAATTGGAAAGGAGACTATTAAAATTGAACATGGTGACAGCACCATTTCCTTCTATGGCATTCATCCTCG GATCAATTGGAGAAATTGTGGCACTTGCTAGTATTAAAGATAAAGACATTTTGGGAGCAAAGTTTGACCTAAATAAAGTCAAGTCCAAGAGGCATAATTGGGGTGTTTTCCGAGATCGGCGTCTGAAATTATACAAG AAAAACAGCAGACTTTTGAAAGCAATAGTAAGGAGTATTGCACAGAAACTGATAACCACGGAGGCAATGCTGAAACAAATTATTGCCAGCTTATTTTCATCCCCATCAACTCCTAAGCAGCGAAAAGGGATGCTGACAATGACTGTCACCTGA